Sequence from the Numida meleagris isolate 19003 breed g44 Domestic line chromosome 2, NumMel1.0, whole genome shotgun sequence genome:
TAGTTAGTGTATGTTAACAGACTTAATATGCAAAATGTCactgttcttctgttccttATTTCTCAAGTCTGTCCTATTTATGGTAGCATAGTAGATTGGGTATCAGCTTTTAACAGATAACAGGTCAAAGTTGTACAAGGCTTTTAGGGTGCCTACGTCAAGATTTGAACATATTGTAGGGCTTAATATTTCCAGTTAAAGATTGCATAAGGCCTTGGGAATTTCCATTAGTAGTCCACTTAAAAAACTCTGCTGGCTGCCATCGCAGACCTTTAATTCACAGCTTTGTTCTACATAGCCTTCATCATTttaggatttttctttaatacagGAGTTCTtgttactgcattttttatttttttatttgttttcaagtcAATCCACTTGTTGCAGATAACTCCTGGAGTAGCTGCTAATGAACCTCTCTTCATTGCTTAGTTGCTCCAATCAATTCTACAACAGGCATGTGTGAAAACTGTACAGGTACATATAAAACCCACCCAACCTGAATAGCCTGCTTTAGGACATTTTTCACACATGCCATAAAGCACCTACTACTGccattaaaaatacaacagcCCACActggtttcatttttcattccatCAGCAAAGGAATGCATTATGCCAGTCCTACAGTAGTAGCTCAATGAAGGTAAGGCTTTGTATAAATACTTAGAAAGTTTTggaacagcagcactgagggtTATTTTCACAGTGTTATAAATATGGAGAGATTTGCAGCAGGTGCTAACTCTTAACAATGGAAAATTGCCCTTTCTAAAGCTCAGCAAGGGGATGTACAGGAAAAGCTGATACTTAGCATAGCCAAAAGCCCTTGTCAAACCAGCACAAGCACCTTCCAGTGAAAGAAAGCAGTAGCAGGAAGGTACTTCTTGCCTTGGCCCTCTGGGGAGGGAATAAGTAGGAGCAGAACAAGAATACCCAATAATCCATCATCCCTCGTGTGCTGCTTCAGCCCTTTCTTTTAAGCCCATACAGCCTTGACAGCAACCGAGCCATGGCTCAGGAGGAAAATGCCATGCTGATCAATGTTAGTAGCATGAAATGAAAGTCTGCATGCAGGCCACAGATCCCACCCCCACCCCTTTAAAGGCAAGCTTTGGACCACTCTGTCAAGCATCTTACATTCTTGGCtgtcaggctgcagcaggatAATAAGACTCACAATTCAGTAATTAGCTTCAGGACTTGAGGAGCAACACATGTGGTACACTACGGGTTTTCATTTCCTGAATAGGAAAGTCTATCTGTGCTACACTTCAACATCAGTCATGTTTACTAATCTTAGTCTGACCCCTAGTGAGCTGTCACAGAATAATCAGATTCATCTAAGCCATGCTGGTCCTTCCTGACAGGCAGCTACCACAAGAAGCAGCCATTTCTCCTAGTTGCTTTTATCAGTAGCATAgcacagggaaaagaagagtAGGTTCAACTCAGAAGTCGTAAGGCTTTCTTTGGAAACTAGGCGTGTGTAAGAGAATACATGAAGTATCAAATTGCCTTACCTCAATACATAAGGTATTTTTGTCCTCTTCCCCCACTTTTTCTATACAATctgtttattaatatttatgaagagattttatttctgaaagggATGAAGGGATACACGATGAGTTCAAATTAAGAAACACTTAGACTCCAAAAACGTGTAAGTTAAAGCAGTAAACTTTTAAGGACCTAAATAACTTGCacgtttttttttaagccattaGAGGATTGTAGGTTTTTGTCAGCTTTCACCTCAGCATTTTGTTCAGACTGTTTATGCCAAGTAGTTGCAGGCCAAAATACAATCGTTATTCGCTTTGCTTGGCAGTAACACAAGCACAGTAAAATCTTTATGGATTTTTCCCCTCACGGAGTCCCATTTATCAAACACGCTGACAAATTTTTAGAAAAGTAATTTGCCCGACTTCTGAAATGTGCCCATGAGAGCTTACACtcgttttttttcccttcttcccctcaAAGAAGCACTCTGTTGTTACTGTAGCCAGGAGACTTATCTCAGTAACAGTGCtctttgtttatgtttttgGATGTACTTCTATCACCCCCAGTTTGCACATGACTCTGATGTCTCTTCGTCTTTCTGCTCCTCGCAGGCATTTTGAAGTTTGTGGAAATCGCTGTTAACCTCCTGGTGCTGATTTGCGTGGGCGCTGCCCAAGCCTCTGTTGCAGGCTTCACTTCCATCGGTGGCTTGGGCATCGGATCCTTTAACCTGAATTCAGCCTACAGCCCCTTCGAGGGCACGGAGCTCCGGGAAGTGAGGGAGCTAGACATGCAGATCACCCAGATGAGAGCCCCCTGCGTCTACGGCGGAGTAGCCTTCAGCTTAGCAGCGGCAGCGCTCACACTTGTCTTCCTCGTTGTGGGGGCGAAACCCATCCACCGCCTCAGGATGGGGTTGCTCGGTGGTGAATGCACCTTCAGCCTGCTGGCTGGCGTGGCCTACATCGTCGCAGTTGGTCTCTACTTGCATTTGGTCAGCCAGGTGAACGCCACAGAGGCTTGCAAGAGGCGTGAGAGGCTGTACGCACGCCGTGGTTACACCTCCATGAACTGCGTGGTCCAGGGTGGTGACGCAGCCGTTGGCGTCTTTGGTGTAGCTGCCGCCTGTTTGTACTTTGCCAGCTTTGTGGTCTGCATCCGTGCTATTCGAACCGTCCGGGCCTTCCAGAGCCACATGGCCAAGGCTCAGCACAGTCCCAAAGGCAGCGTTAGAgacagaaatgtcagaaatgaCCGCCCCATCCACAGGACCCCCGAAAGCTCCCACAGTGTCCAGGCTCTTGCCACGTTAGTGTGAAGTCAGCTGTGGGCCTGTGCTGGAGAACAGCAGCTTCAGCGAGGGGCAGGCACCAGACTGAAAGGCAACAAGTCCAAAATCCACTGTCCAGCAAGGTACTGGAAGTGTGTCTCAAATTACTGAATGTAAATAAAGTGTAATAAAGTTAGAATATCATCTCAGCATCTACAAGGCTTTTTTTGCATCAGTCTCTCAGACAGACTCctgcatttaaaatttgtttgatTCTAATGTTTTCACCCTGTACAGAGCAAATCTGAACAACAGTGGGACCATTAACAGGTTGTAATTGCAAAGCTGCCAAGCTGGTGTTAATAACCGCTTCTTTTCCGCTCTCTTGGCATAAGGAATTGAATATAAAGCCTGCATGAGCAGCCAGCTACACAGAGAAGTCCTTGAGCAGACCCTGTGCCTGTTGATGCATCCTGTTGATGTAAGCCACAATAGTCACAAAGCGGAGGACACTCAGGTGCCTTCCTGAATCGCAACCTGAGCTACACTTGTGACCTGTT
This genomic interval carries:
- the LOC110394108 gene encoding MARVEL domain-containing protein 3-like isoform X1, giving the protein MAQVLPRARGRLPAAGGAAEVEGGPGLAESRRSALPSGSYFLKGRVHVRDKMAQAGRRYQDKEGRYHENHGSDGYKEDRKARKPNPYNGRSAKDIHGGQHSRASTICSDPYSKASGASQEYFDPPPQYYPTKETFSMKCSKVCTTRGILKFVEIAVNLLVLICVGAAQASVAGFTSIGGLGIGSFNLNSAYSPFEGTELREVRELDMQITQMRAPCVYGGVAFSLAAAALTLVFLVVGAKPIHRLRMGLLGGECTFSLLAGVAYIVAVGLYLHLVSQVNATEACKRRERLYARRGYTSMNCVVQGGDAAVGVFGVAAACLYFASFVVCIRAIRTVRAFQSHMAKAQHSPKGSVRDRNVRNDRPIHRTPESSHSVQALATLV
- the LOC110394108 gene encoding MARVEL domain-containing protein 3-like isoform X2, which codes for MAQAGRRYQDKEGRYHENHGSDGYKEDRKARKPNPYNGRSAKDIHGGQHSRASTICSDPYSKASGASQEYFDPPPQYYPTKETFSMKCSKVCTTRGILKFVEIAVNLLVLICVGAAQASVAGFTSIGGLGIGSFNLNSAYSPFEGTELREVRELDMQITQMRAPCVYGGVAFSLAAAALTLVFLVVGAKPIHRLRMGLLGGECTFSLLAGVAYIVAVGLYLHLVSQVNATEACKRRERLYARRGYTSMNCVVQGGDAAVGVFGVAAACLYFASFVVCIRAIRTVRAFQSHMAKAQHSPKGSVRDRNVRNDRPIHRTPESSHSVQALATLV